The Chitinophaga parva genome has a window encoding:
- a CDS encoding WbqC family protein: MSDAQKNGTLLIESQLFPTLYFYKTSIVAEKLLLEQWEHYQKVSFRNRYYIAGPNGRILLSVPLTKGKNQRTLVRDVKISNEEKWQDQHWKTLVSAYRRSPWFEYYEEELRPLFEQRFERLLDWNLACFDWVNERLGLELPYELTDEYVHHYDQNSGIIDARNRIQPGSDAPQDVDLPVYTQVFGERTGFLPNLSILDLLFCEGKQAIKRLQD, translated from the coding sequence ATGTCAGACGCTCAGAAAAATGGAACATTATTAATTGAATCTCAATTATTTCCAACACTTTACTTCTATAAAACTTCAATTGTAGCGGAAAAATTACTTTTGGAGCAATGGGAACACTACCAAAAAGTGAGTTTTCGGAACCGCTATTACATTGCGGGCCCTAACGGCCGTATTTTGCTCTCGGTGCCCCTTACCAAAGGAAAGAACCAGCGAACGCTTGTAAGGGACGTTAAAATCAGTAATGAGGAAAAGTGGCAGGATCAGCATTGGAAGACTTTAGTATCCGCCTACCGGCGCTCCCCCTGGTTTGAGTACTACGAGGAAGAACTGCGCCCGCTGTTTGAGCAGCGCTTTGAGCGCCTGCTGGACTGGAACCTGGCATGCTTCGACTGGGTGAATGAGCGCCTGGGCCTGGAGCTGCCCTATGAACTTACGGATGAGTACGTTCACCATTATGATCAAAACAGCGGCATTATCGATGCGCGCAACCGGATCCAACCCGGCAGTGACGCCCCTCAAGACGTTGATTTACCGGTTTATACACAGGTTTTTGGAGAGCGCACCGGCTTCCTGCCTAATCTCAGTATCCTGGATTTACTGTTCTGCGAGGGTAAGCAGGCTATAAAACGGCTTCAGGATTAG
- a CDS encoding LEA type 2 family protein, whose translation MKKGIWIALAGLLLVGLSACQKVKDLQFVRVAGVTFESLGLTESKVRVELAYYNPNKFNLRLKDASFDVFFDDVQVGHSTQDTMIEIPSKDTFYFPVKMNVNMKNVLSNAFMAFSNKEVTIRATGNCKVGKGGVYLPFPIKCETKQKLDFF comes from the coding sequence ATGAAGAAAGGAATTTGGATCGCCCTGGCCGGCCTGCTCCTGGTAGGGTTAAGCGCCTGCCAAAAGGTAAAAGACCTCCAGTTTGTGCGCGTGGCCGGCGTCACTTTTGAATCACTGGGGCTCACGGAAAGCAAAGTGCGGGTAGAGCTCGCTTATTATAACCCCAATAAATTCAATCTCCGCCTTAAAGACGCCTCCTTCGACGTGTTCTTTGACGATGTACAGGTAGGTCACTCTACCCAGGATACGATGATCGAAATTCCCTCAAAGGATACTTTTTATTTCCCGGTGAAAATGAACGTAAACATGAAAAATGTGCTCAGCAACGCATTCATGGCATTCTCTAACAAGGAAGTGACCATCCGCGCCACTGGCAATTGTAAAGTGGGTAAAGGCGGGGTATATCTCCCCTTCCCGATCAAGTGTGAGACAAAACAAAAGCTCGACTTCTTTTAA